CCTTGAAACTTTAAGGAATTTATCAAGCCGCAAATATCACGCCACCATTCCGGTAAATATTGAAAAAGAAGTGGACTTATTTGCCCACTGCATCCCTGAGCGCTTTACCTGCTTTAAAAACAGGAACCCTGGCGGCGTCAATATTAATTTCTTCGCCGGTCTGAGGATTTCTGCCTTTACGGGCAGCTCTTTCTCTGATTTCAAAGGTTCCGAAACCTACCAATTGGACCTTGTCACTCTTGGACAAAGCCTCACCAATGGTGTCCAGAACTGCAGTGACAGCCTTTTCAGCGTCTTTCTTGGTCAGTTCCGTTCTTTCGGCAACATTTGAGATCAATTCTGCCTTATTCATATCATCCCTCCTAAAATAATAGATATTAGTCCCAGTACTATTCGCGAAAATTCTTTCAGTTCCTTCCATCAAGAAAATGTTTCCTATATTTTTTCTACTTTTTTTGCCTCCTCCCACCATTCATCCTTTTCGGCGAGAGTAAAATGGGAGAGATCTTTACCTTTTGTCCGGGCCATATTTTCGACATATTCGAAGCGTCTAATAAATTTTGCCGAAGTTTTGGAAAGCGCCCCCTCAGGTTCTATCCCCAGTAGTCTCGCCAGGTTAACGGTAGAAAAGATGAGATCGCCAACCTCCTCCTCAATCTCC
This region of Pelotomaculum schinkii genomic DNA includes:
- a CDS encoding HU family DNA-binding protein; its protein translation is MNKAELISNVAERTELTKKDAEKAVTAVLDTIGEALSKSDKVQLVGFGTFEIRERAARKGRNPQTGEEINIDAARVPVFKAGKALRDAVGK